TTATATTTAAAGCCTTACCTTGCGGATTGGCATAAATGTTTTAAAATATAAGCTATGAGTAGTATACGTATTGGTCTGGGAGTAGATTTTCATCAGCTGGTGGAAGGCCGCGATTTCTGGCTGGGCGGTGTGAAAGTGCCGCACCACAAGGGCGCATTGGGGCATAGCGACGCCGACGTGCTGTTGCATGCCATCTGTGATGCCATGCTGGGGGCGCTGTCACTGGGTGATATCGGTGTGCATTTCCCGGATACAGACAATACCTACAAAAATATTGACAGTAAAATACTGCTGGCCCGCTGCGCTCAGTTGATCGGAGAAAAAGGTTATGGAGTAGTGAACGTAGACAGCACCCTGTGCCTGCAGGCCCCTAAAATCAAGCCTTATGTGCCAGAAATGCAGGCAGTTATTGCGGAAATACTGCGTATAGGGCTGGAAGATGTATCTGTAAAAGCCACCACAACGGAAAAACTGGGTTTTGTGGGACGTGAGGAAGGCGTTACTGCCCATGCTGTTGTGTTATTGGAGAAAATCGCTAAATAATAATAAATTATCTTTGCTCAATGGCTGATATAATTGTGAAAATCATTAATAAGTCGGACAACGAATTGCCGTCTTATGCAACAGACCAAGCGGCAGGGATGGACCTGCGTGCACACCTGGAAACAGCGCTGACGCTCCAGCCATTGGAGAGGGTATTGGTGCCAACGGGCCTTTTTATGGAACTGCCGGTAGGCTACGAGGCGCAGATCCGCCCACGCAGCGGCCTGGCTTTTAAACAGGGTCTGAGCATTCCCAATTCGCCTGGTACTATTGACGCGGATTACAGAGGAGAGATCAAAGTAATTATGATCAACCTGTCCAACGAACCACAAACGATACAACCCGGAGACCGTATAGCCCAAATGATCATCGCTCCCTATGTGCAAGCCGTTATGCAACCTGTGGAAGTGCTGAACGAAACCGTTCGCGGTGAAGGTGGCTTCGGTCATACCGGTAAATCCTGATAGATGCGTGTATTCTTAACCGTTATAGGTGTTGCTGGTATATTGATTACAGGCGCGTGCAGCGGGCCTAAAAAAACGCTGCGCCATACCGTGATCAAAGACCCTGCTGTGCTGGAGCAGCGGGCAGACAGCCTTTTCTTTGCGGCCCAGCGCTCTAAAATGCTGGGCGATTTCCGCACGGCCATCACCCAATACTCCGACTACCTGCGGTTAAACAAGAATAACCCCACCGCCTATTATGAACTGGCCCGCCTGTTCATGGAGGTCCAGAACCCCGGTTACGCGCTGGGCTTTGCCCGTCGTGCCGCCGCCATGGACCCCGACAACCACTGGTTCCAGATAACACTGGCTGACGCTTTTGCTGTCAATGAACAATTTGACAGCGCCGCCGCTGTTTTTGATAAACTGACCACCCGTTACCCTGAAAGCGAAGACTACCTTTACAACAAGGCCATGTTCCTCGCCAAAGCCAACAGACCTGCGTCCGCACTGGCAGTGTTCACCCAGCTGGAGGCAAAAATAGGAGTGGTGGAGGAAGTCATCTACCAAAAACAACGACTACTGCTTAAAATGAGCCAGGTGGACGCGGCAGCTGCCGAAATCCGCAAGCTCATTGACAACAATCCACAGGAACTGCGCTACTATTTCCTGTTGGCGGAAGTGTATGACGCCAACGATCGTACTGCGGAAGCAACCGCCATCTACAACGACGTGTTGCGTAAAGACCCGGACAATGCGAGGGCATTGCTGGGCCTCGCTACCTATGCGAAGAAAAGCAATGACAAGGCCGGCTACTGGGCTTACCTGACCCGCGCCTTCGCCAACCCGACCTACAGTATCGATGAAAAAGTAGCTTACGTATATCCTTACCTGCAGATGATGCAGCTGGATTCTACCAAAGTGGAAGAAGGCCTGCAGCTTACTTCCCTGATTGTAAACGCTCATCCGAAAGAAGCCAAAGCATATGCCCTGAGAGGGGACATGTTCTCACAGGCGGATATGCTGGACAGCGCCCAGCAAAATTATACGAAGGCGCTAAGCCTCGACTCCAGCCGCTTTTCGGTATGGTATCAGCTGATGTGGA
The Chitinophaga varians genome window above contains:
- the ispF gene encoding 2-C-methyl-D-erythritol 2,4-cyclodiphosphate synthase, yielding MSSIRIGLGVDFHQLVEGRDFWLGGVKVPHHKGALGHSDADVLLHAICDAMLGALSLGDIGVHFPDTDNTYKNIDSKILLARCAQLIGEKGYGVVNVDSTLCLQAPKIKPYVPEMQAVIAEILRIGLEDVSVKATTTEKLGFVGREEGVTAHAVVLLEKIAK
- the dut gene encoding dUTP diphosphatase codes for the protein MADIIVKIINKSDNELPSYATDQAAGMDLRAHLETALTLQPLERVLVPTGLFMELPVGYEAQIRPRSGLAFKQGLSIPNSPGTIDADYRGEIKVIMINLSNEPQTIQPGDRIAQMIIAPYVQAVMQPVEVLNETVRGEGGFGHTGKS
- a CDS encoding tetratricopeptide repeat protein, with protein sequence MRVFLTVIGVAGILITGACSGPKKTLRHTVIKDPAVLEQRADSLFFAAQRSKMLGDFRTAITQYSDYLRLNKNNPTAYYELARLFMEVQNPGYALGFARRAAAMDPDNHWFQITLADAFAVNEQFDSAAAVFDKLTTRYPESEDYLYNKAMFLAKANRPASALAVFTQLEAKIGVVEEVIYQKQRLLLKMSQVDAAAAEIRKLIDNNPQELRYYFLLAEVYDANDRTAEATAIYNDVLRKDPDNARALLGLATYAKKSNDKAGYWAYLTRAFANPTYSIDEKVAYVYPYLQMMQLDSTKVEEGLQLTSLIVNAHPKEAKAYALRGDMFSQADMLDSAQQNYTKALSLDSSRFSVWYQLMWIYSRKEDPNALLALSNTVTDKFPKEFMGYYFKGVASFLLQQYPAAIGALNKALEIGNGEKKFMADVQSLLGDAYHATGQHQQSDSSYEKALLLRPDDALVLNNYSYYLSLRGENLAHAAEMSKRSLDLEPESPTYMDTYAWILFRQDKFEDARHWIEKALQFPEAQQNPNVLEHYGDILFNLKDVTKAVEYWQKAKDKGANSVGLVRKIAEKKYIQ